The proteins below are encoded in one region of Segatella copri:
- a CDS encoding C1 family peptidase produces MERKNIITIGLALLVFAGCGYRQQRAGISETGGGEDYLPEHIHLISTTPVKDQGNSELCWAYGMLATIESEHIMKGDSVNLSIAYIARMMLEEQALEYYFAQGKKNISLRGTAPMLIHYIDKYGAQPYDSYEDPKHVNYKVLCRKVQKLCDGAISQKAGISQLKEELNDLFDAEIGYMPAKAVHMLGAEYTPQEFAHSVCYPEEYVSLTSFSHHPYREYFALEIPDNRMHDAYLNLPLDELMLHIRKAVEKGHPVCWEGDISEPGFKEPRKNCVDIQPMERPVTQASRQKEFEQLRTTDDHVMEIIGTFMKGKQRFYVCRNSWGKNWGNKGLIYLSEDYLRLKTIAVSMSEEAYIIRYKLNYNQV; encoded by the coding sequence ATGGAAAGAAAGAACATTATAACCATAGGACTCGCTCTGCTTGTATTCGCCGGTTGCGGATACAGACAGCAGCGAGCCGGTATCTCAGAGACAGGTGGAGGCGAGGATTATCTTCCGGAGCATATCCACCTGATCAGTACTACGCCCGTCAAGGACCAGGGCAACAGCGAACTCTGCTGGGCATACGGCATGCTTGCCACCATCGAAAGCGAGCACATCATGAAGGGGGATTCCGTGAATCTCTCCATCGCCTACATAGCCCGCATGATGCTGGAAGAACAGGCACTGGAATATTACTTTGCACAGGGAAAGAAGAACATCAGCCTGCGCGGTACTGCCCCGATGCTGATACATTATATAGATAAGTATGGTGCACAACCTTACGACAGCTATGAAGATCCGAAGCACGTGAACTACAAGGTGCTCTGCCGCAAGGTGCAGAAACTGTGCGATGGCGCCATCTCGCAGAAAGCGGGCATCAGCCAGCTCAAAGAGGAACTGAACGACCTGTTTGACGCAGAAATAGGCTACATGCCTGCCAAGGCCGTACACATGCTGGGTGCCGAATATACCCCTCAAGAGTTTGCCCACAGCGTATGCTATCCCGAGGAGTATGTATCGCTCACCAGTTTCTCGCATCATCCTTACAGAGAATACTTTGCGCTCGAGATTCCCGATAACCGGATGCACGATGCCTATCTGAACCTTCCGCTCGACGAGCTGATGCTCCACATCAGGAAGGCGGTAGAAAAAGGACACCCGGTATGCTGGGAAGGTGACATCAGCGAACCTGGCTTCAAGGAACCAAGGAAGAACTGTGTAGACATACAGCCGATGGAACGCCCCGTGACCCAGGCATCGCGACAGAAGGAGTTTGAACAGCTTCGCACCACCGATGATCATGTAATGGAAATCATAGGTACCTTCATGAAAGGCAAGCAGAGATTCTACGTCTGCCGCAATTCATGGGGCAAGAACTGGGGCAACAAGGGACTCATCTACCTATCGGAAGACTATCTGCGCCTCAAGACCATCGCCGTATCCATGAGCGAAGAGGCATATATAATAAGGTATAAGCTTAACTATAATCAGGTATAA
- a CDS encoding FimB/Mfa2 family fimbrial subunit, translated as MKKAFTSGMILFLAMTTMVSCTQENVMFETTPQVKNQEVRFCFFESSIVPIGQDEESNLARTRADGSKQSLKDAKLYTDLQVCLIPKGDETTAGYTVRQENWDDKFGNVSLQVPAGEYTLVAVAAKTDLQKEERIEVKSRYEMTFANNIVRDMAYTLQEIKVESGSKAVTQSVSLKRAVSCFELQATDIMPLTTKTQEITISGSCGTVFNPSTGFCKEKATITRNFSLVAKAHQERSIHSTPF; from the coding sequence ATGAAGAAAGCTTTTACCTCAGGAATGATTCTGTTCCTGGCAATGACCACAATGGTTAGTTGCACACAAGAAAACGTGATGTTTGAAACAACACCACAAGTCAAGAACCAAGAAGTAAGATTCTGCTTCTTCGAAAGTTCCATTGTGCCTATCGGGCAGGATGAAGAGAGCAATCTTGCCAGAACGAGAGCAGACGGGAGCAAGCAATCGCTCAAGGATGCAAAACTCTACACAGATCTGCAAGTATGTCTCATTCCGAAAGGAGATGAAACTACTGCCGGCTATACCGTAAGACAGGAAAACTGGGATGACAAATTCGGAAACGTCAGCCTGCAGGTGCCGGCAGGAGAATACACGCTCGTTGCCGTAGCAGCAAAAACTGATTTGCAGAAGGAAGAACGAATCGAAGTAAAATCAAGGTATGAAATGACCTTTGCCAACAATATCGTACGCGATATGGCGTATACCCTGCAGGAAATCAAGGTGGAATCGGGCAGCAAAGCCGTAACACAGAGTGTTTCGCTGAAACGTGCCGTCAGCTGTTTTGAACTGCAAGCTACCGACATCATGCCTCTGACTACCAAGACTCAGGAAATCACGATAAGCGGAAGCTGCGGCACGGTGTTCAATCCTTCTACCGGATTCTGCAAAGAAAAGGCTACCATCACCCGAAACTTTTCTTTAGTAGCCAAAGCACACCAGGAAAGAAGCATTCACTCTACACCCTTCTGA